From Pseudorca crassidens isolate mPseCra1 chromosome 15, mPseCra1.hap1, whole genome shotgun sequence, one genomic window encodes:
- the DEXI gene encoding dexamethasone-induced protein encodes MPGARVAAHLDALGPLVPSVPPPLLPSMFYVGLFFVNVLILYYAFLMEYIVLNVGLVFLPEDMDQALVDLGVLSDPGSGLYDADSELDVFDGYLE; translated from the coding sequence ATGCCCGGCGCCCGGGTCGCGGCCCACCTGGACGCGCTGGGCCCCTTGGTCCCTTCCGTGCCGCCGCCCCTGCTGCCCTCTATGTTCTACGTGGGCCTGTTCTTCGTCAATGTGCTGATTCTATACTACGCCTTCCTCATGGAGTACATCGTCCTTAACGTGGGCCTCGTATTCCTGCCCGAGGACATGGACCAGGCGCTCGTGGACCTCGGCGTGCTCTCCGACCCCGGCTCGGGCCTCTACGATGCCGACTCGGAGCTCGACGTCTTCGATGGTTACTTGGAGTAG